In Meles meles chromosome 13, mMelMel3.1 paternal haplotype, whole genome shotgun sequence, the DNA window TCACCCAGCAGTCATCCCCGGTGTACTGCTCAAAGTTTCGGACCCCACAACTCTTCATCTCCTCTTTGAGCTTGCCCAGGGCCTCTGGGGTCATCAAGTTCATCCTCCTCCACATCTCCTCAGAGTTGCGATGTTTAGTGGCTTCGATGATGATTTCTTTGTAACTGTGCAAGGCCCCTTGGATGTCCTTCACTAGAAGGGCATGGACGATGAAGGTAAGGTCGAGTCCGATGTCCCCCAGTTGCTGACAGTGCTCCTTTGCCACTTTCACACACTCGGCCGCGGTAGAGAGGCTCTCCTTACTATCAAACACCTGCTTGCTAAAAGCATCCACAAACATGCCCATGGCTGATCTGGCCCAAACCACAAAGGCAGAGTAGCAGCCACTGTCTGTGCCTGCAAAATCTGTCTCAAATTCCCGTGCGGTTTCAAGAAGGCTGGTAAAGAAGACGTGGCACAGCTTATGAATGTAGAGTAAGGTGGCACCCTCGATGCGAAGCTGACGGATGGCAGTGTGCACAGCTGCTGCCCTGTTTCTCAAAAACAGCTCACAGGCCTTTGTGCACTGGCCCAGCCGGATCAGTTGAGAAACTGCCCTACGTGTAGCCTTGGGACCACCTCTCAGGGAACGATCTGGGGAGAGTTCGAACACCAGCACTTCGGTGAGCTGCCGGACACGCTCATCCACCTTGGCGCTTAGCTCTTTAACAGGAGGTGGACTGGGCTTATCTTCCAGGTAATGGTTTAATTTATCCAGCAGGTCAACGGCTCCTTCAAAGTCCCTCTGGGCAATACAGACATCCAGGTCTTCAGGCAACTCCTGGATCCATTCCATTGAGAGGTCCACCTTCTCCTCTTCTACCTCAGGAACAGCTGGTTcgtcttcttcttcatcttcaaatGGGTTACTGGCCTTGGAAGTCACCTGGGGTGGGGCTCGAGGGGCCgctgcctcctcctgctcccttcGCCTTTTCTCACTGAGGGCCCGCTTGGTTTCCTCCAGCACTTCCAGCCACTCTCGTTTGATTTTAGCATTTTCCGCCTGAAAAATACGGCTCTCGGGAAACATTAGCAGCTTGAACATGTCCTTCATGGGCGGGTTGTCCTTGACGTTGACCACGGCCAAACCATCCAGGGGATAGAGGGCGTTGTAGCGATACATCCCCCGCCGCTGGGGCAGCCAGGTGGCCACCAGCAAACAGTCGTTCATGAGAAAGCCGTGCACCCGCTGCAGCTGGGCCATGTGGTCGGCCTCGTATTCCACCAGGTCCCCGTTGTACACCAGGTACTGCCCCGGCGTCTCCAGCAGGTGCCTGCAGCCTTCCACCTTCTCGAGCAGGGTGGTAAGAGTGcgctgcttcccttcctcgccCGGACCCGAACTGTCGCGGGAGGCGCCCCCGGGAGTAGGGAAAAAGCCTGCCTGGCCCCGCAGGTGGTCTCGGCCCCCCGCGccgcctcccccttcctcccctccggAGGCCGCGGCAGCCCCAGCGGCGGCGGCCGCCGGCAACAGGGTGAGCGGGATGCTCTCCAGGCTGCTCTTCTGCTCGGTCAGCAGATGGCTGAGCTGATACATCTCGCTCTCCAGGTAGGAGATTTCGCGGGCTGTCTCGATGAACTGCCGGTAGTTCTGGTAGACGTTGCGCTTCAGGTTCTGCGCCGTCTCCTCCGCCAGCGCCTGGATGCGCTGCCGGTGCTCCTGCAGGTCCCGGTCCCCGTCCGACTGCTGCGAGAGCTGCTTCACGTACAGCCGCGCCTCGAAGCCCCCCGACTCCAGCTGCCGCCGCAGGCGAGTCGCCCCACTGTCCGACATCGCCATCGCCATTTCCGTCCGAGCCTCACGCAGTCACTGTCACTATCGCCGCCGCCGGTGCTGCCGCTGTTGAGACCCACCCAAGCCCCGCCGAGCTCCAGGGCTGAGGAAGCAGGATGGAAGGGAGACGAGTACGCCTGCGCCCGGGTCTGAGTTTAGGACACTGCGCCTGCGCAGGGGCCGGGCACAGAGAGTGCGCCTGCGCAGGGTCGCCCGCCGCCTACGGCTCATGCGCCGGAGGCGCTATTGCGGAAGAGAGTGGAGGGCGAGGCAGAGGGACGTGAGTACTGCGCATGGGCTGAGCGTGACGAAAGGTTTGAAGTTAGCGGCGAAGAGTAAAAGTGGTAACCAGTTTCCTGAACCCCCTGGAGTCCAAGCCCTGGAAACCCATGTTTTGAGCCCACTAGCAGGCGTCATGCCTGGTTCTCTTTTTTAAGCCCCAGAATCTTGGTTTGGGGCAACCTCAGTTCTCGTTCTAGAGCCAGTTATTCCTGAGTTCTCGCGAGACCGGCGGGCCGACCCGAGAGCCGCCCGAGAGCCGGTATCTCCTAGGAGCTCGGCGCGGCCCTCGGAGCTTCGGAGACGCGGAGGCAGCCTAACGCCGGCGCACGCCGCCTGGGCTCCCGGCAGAGATGGATGAGGATCTTGTGCTGGCCCTGCGGCTTCAGGAGGAGTGGGACCTGCAGGGGTTGGAGCGCGACCgggcccaggcgcccctgtcgcTGGTGGACGCGTCCTGGGAGTTGGTGGACCCCACCCCGGATTTGCAGGCCCTGTTCGTGCAGTTCAACGATCGGTTCTTCTGGGGCCAGCTGGAGGCCGTCGAGGTGAAGTGGAGCATGCGAATGACCCTGTGAGTCCCGAGCCCCGCTGGGGAGCGAGAACGGCTGGCAGCCCCTCCGCAGCCCCCGGCCCCGGGCTCCCCTTCTCGCTCCGCC includes these proteins:
- the EXOC8 gene encoding exocyst complex component 8, translating into MAMAMSDSGATRLRRQLESGGFEARLYVKQLSQQSDGDRDLQEHRQRIQALAEETAQNLKRNVYQNYRQFIETAREISYLESEMYQLSHLLTEQKSSLESIPLTLLPAAAAAGAAAASGGEEGGGGAGGRDHLRGQAGFFPTPGGASRDSSGPGEEGKQRTLTTLLEKVEGCRHLLETPGQYLVYNGDLVEYEADHMAQLQRVHGFLMNDCLLVATWLPQRRGMYRYNALYPLDGLAVVNVKDNPPMKDMFKLLMFPESRIFQAENAKIKREWLEVLEETKRALSEKRRREQEEAAAPRAPPQVTSKASNPFEDEEEDEPAVPEVEEEKVDLSMEWIQELPEDLDVCIAQRDFEGAVDLLDKLNHYLEDKPSPPPVKELSAKVDERVRQLTEVLVFELSPDRSLRGGPKATRRAVSQLIRLGQCTKACELFLRNRAAAVHTAIRQLRIEGATLLYIHKLCHVFFTSLLETAREFETDFAGTDSGCYSAFVVWARSAMGMFVDAFSKQVFDSKESLSTAAECVKVAKEHCQQLGDIGLDLTFIVHALLVKDIQGALHSYKEIIIEATKHRNSEEMWRRMNLMTPEALGKLKEEMKSCGVRNFEQYTGDDCWVNLSYTVVAFTKQTMGFLEEALKLYFPELHMVLLESLVEIILVAVQHVDYSLRCEQDPEKKAFIRQNASFLYETVLPVVEKRFEEGVGKPSKQLQDLRNASRLIRVNPESTTSVV